From the Flavobacterium gyeonganense genome, the window CTTTCAAAAAATACCAGTTCTTTTTCGCTTCATTTGTTTTCACCCTTTTAATTTTTATTTATTTCAAGGCAAAAGCGTATTACACTATTGGTTTATATCCCATTTACCTTGCTTTTGGAGCAGTTTATATCTCTGAAATGATAAATACCGGATGGAAACGTTATCTAAAACCAGTTTTTATCCTCATTCCGTTATTGCTTTTTATTCCGATTTATCAAGTCGCTTTTCCAAATAAAAGTCCTGAATATATGGTTGCACATTCTGAACCCTACAAAAAACTGGGATTGCTTCGTTGGGAAGACGGAAAAGACCATCATTTGCCACAGGATTTTGCTGATATGCTTGGGTGGAAAGAATTGGCCAGAAAAACAGATTCTGTCTATGCTTTACTTCCAAACCAGAAAGAAACGATTGTGCTTTGCGATAATTACGGACAAGCCGGAGCCATTAATTATTATACTAAAAAAGGAATTAAGGCGGTTTCTTTTAATGCTGATTATCTGAATTGGTTTGATCTTAGTATTAAATATAAAAACCTTATTCGCGTTAAGGATTTTGAAGAAAATGATAAAGAAATGAAAGAAACGAGTCCGTATTTTGAATCGGCTGTTATTGGCGGCCAGGTCAACAATAAATTTGCCAGAGGATATGGCGCAACGATTTTTGTTTTCACAAATGCAAAGGTTGATATCAATAAAAAATTAGAACAGGAAATCAAGGAAGAAAAAAGCGATATTATAAATGATTAATTTCAAAGATATATCTTATTTACAAAACGGAAATCCTAAACAGCAAGCCGCATTTACTCTTTTAACCCATCATCAAATTTTAGAAAATCTTGCTGAATTTGAGCCTGTTTTAGCGGGCACAATTCCCATAAATATTGATATCGCAAGCAGCGATTTGGATATTCTCTGCCATTGGAAAAACAAAGCTGATTTTATTGAAAAAGTAAAACAGCAGTTTGGCAAAGAAAATCATTTTGCCATTCGGGAAGAGCTTATAAATAACCAGGAATCTATTATTGCCAACTTTTTTATCAACACTTTTGAAATCGAAATATTCGGACAAAATATACCAACAGAACTTCAAAATGGCTACAGACATATGCTCATAGAGCATCAAATTCTAAATTCAAAAGGCGAAAACTTTCGAATGGAGGTTATCAGACTAAAGGAAAAAGGCTTAAAAACCGAACCTGCTTTTGGTTTGCTATTGGGCTTAAAAGGAAATATTTACGAAGAATTACTGGATTATAAAATCTGATAAAAAACATCTCTTTTTAAAATTTTAAAAAATAAAATCCTAAAATAACTTGCAGAACCGTATTTAGTGTGTATCTTTGCACCCGAAACATCGCGGGATAGAGCAGTAGGCAGCTCGTCGGGCTCATAACCCGAAGGTCACAGGTTCGAGTCCTGTTCCCGCTACTAAAAACAAAAAGCTTCAGAGAAATCTGGAGCTTTTTGTTTTATAACAACTTCTATTCTTGTCCGTTTTCCTATTATCGTGTTTAAAGTTAACCCGACGATATTTTATTCGGTTACAGGGATAATCTCTTCTGCTTTTTCAATCTTTTCAATGCCTCTTTCTCCCATAATCTGCCCGGCATCCAGCATTCTGATTAAATGGATATAGCACGTTACGAGATCATAATCAAGTTCTTCTGTATGGGGAGACAATGAGATCTGGACGATTTCATAGAGAAAAAAATAAACTCTTCGGGAGTTTTCTCTTCAAATGCGCTTTGGAATACCAAAAAAGGATTCGCGTATTCTTCTTTACTAAGTGAAGCCAGCTGCGTTATGGACTGATAATCACCCGAACTTTTCACCTTCCATTTTATGCTTTTCCTCTTTAAGCAATAACACACTTTGATAAAAGAGCATACAGCAGTGTAGAAAACAAAAATTTCGCATGGATTATCTTGTTTGTATATCTTGCTCTTGTGGCAATGCATGACCACATCACTCAACATCTGCTTGTAGTAATCGAGATGGGCAAAGTCAAAAAAAGAGTAAAGAGCTTCAAGTGGATCTTCTGCTTCATAGACTGCCCAAAAATTAGTTTCAAAGTACATTTTATTCTTTTTCATGGCGGGAAGATTTAAAATTCACAAACGAAGTTCGACTCTTTCAAAAGGATAAACTATTCGGGATTTGGATATAATATCTGACAGAAAAGATATTTTACAGGATATTTTTTTATCTTTGAAATTCACACTTTTTAATGCAGATGGCTTTATCTTTGCCCCTTTAGAAAACTAATACTCATTTATGGAACAGAAAATACATCAAGGAAGAAACGTAAAACGTTTTAGAGAAATGCTTAACATAAAACAGGAAGCATTGGCTTATAATCTGGGTGAAGACTGGAACCAAAAGAAAATTTCTATACTGGAGCAGAAAGATGTAATTGAAGACAACCTGCTAAAACAAATTTCAGCTGTATTGAAAATTCCGGTTGAGGCTTTTCAGAATTTTGATGAGGAGCAGGCGATAAATATTATTTCTAATACTTTTTCAGATTTTAAAGATAGTGCTTCGGCAATCAATATTCAGCCAACTTTTAATCCTATAAAAGAGGTTTTAAAGCTTCACGAAGAAAAAATTGCTTTGTATGAGAGGATGTTGAAGGAGAAAGATGAGATGATGGTTAGGCTTGAGAAATTGATAGGTAAATAATTATTTATTAAGATGTATTAATTCAAACAAAATTGTAGTTTGCTCATGTTAACCAAAATCTATTCATTTAATATTTTGCTAATAATAATTTAGCATTCTCATTATTTGGATTTAATTGTAGTGCTTTTTCACAATTTTCTTTACTACTTTTTATTTCATTTAAGACATACTCAGATAAAGCAATTCCGTAATAACTTGCGTCATTTTTAGGTTCAATTTCTAATGATCTTTTATAAAATTTGATTGATTTTTCAAATTGTCTCGTATCATAACAAACTGCACCAATATTGAAATATGCTTTGAAATTTTTTGGATTTATTTTAATTGATTCTTCAAGTTTTTCTATACCAGTTTCAATCTCTCTATTTTCAATGTAACTTACTCCAAGTCTATATAAACTATTTCCTTTGTCTATATTTCTTTTTACACATTCTTGAAAGGCGATTATTGTTTTCGCATTTTCAGAATTAGAATCGTACAATTTATTTGAATAAGCTAACAATTCGGAATCATTCATTTTTAGAATTTTTGCTTCAAATTTTTCATTTTCTACCGAATTTTCATTTTTCTGACCACAACTATTTAGTCCAATCATTATAGTAAATAGTAATATTATTCTTTTCATCTTTAAATGGTTCATGTTTGCTGATTTTGTGGTTAAATATACACAACGTTCTTCTATTAAAATAAAAAAACAAAAAGAAGCTGTCTCAAAAGCAAAACACCCGATTACGCGGATTTGTAATCCGTACCCGGCAAAGTATATCTTAACAGATTTAATAAAATCCAGTTTTTGACTATATACTTTATATCAGTTTTTATTAATATTAGGAACGGTCTCGGAAGGAATTTCCGCGCTATCGTTGCGGATATCTGAGCGATCGGGATGATTCCCTCCCGTAATATGTTCCATGAAAGCAACAGCACCTTTCATATGTTTTCCTATAATTGGGGATGATGACCCGTCCAATGCATTTAAAGTAATCGTTCCATAATTTAAAAACCAACCAAAAAAACCACCACGGTCTACTGTCATTCCCAATACTCTTGCCACTGGAATTCGTATGTAACTTTTTTGCCATGGCAGCACACCCGATTCAATTAGGATTTCCCCGTCTTTTGCTATCCATTTGTAGCTTTTAATTGTAAAATATCCTAGTATATTGAATCCTAATAAAATCCAACCAAACAAATACACATTACCATTTCCAAATATTAGCAACATAATACTTATTATAGCTATAAACCATACTGGAGTGTAACATAGCCAGTGCTTTCCTATTTTCATTTCGACCATCTAATTTTTGTTTTTACCGTTAAATTAACACAATAGTAGTCAAAGCTGACGAACCTATCAAATTTTTAGACATTAATTTCCGTACCATTTCTTACGAACTGATTTTTTGTTTGGTGAAAATAGCGTCAGTGCTGTTTTATTGTTCCAAAAATCCCAAATTTAATATTATATAACTCTATATATACGAAACAAACATTCGCATATCCGCAATGATTATACAGCTATTTTTGAAGGTCTCCGATAACTTTATCTAGCCTCGTTGAAGGGAGATTGACACAATTTATTTCGTTTTATTATTCTCAAAAATAGCCAAAAAAGATTACAAATCACCAAAAGAATATGGGACTGCCTCTACCCTTCTCAACAATGTAAATTAAACTAGAAGCTATCTAAAGTCACAGACTTTGAGTAGTTTTGAATATACAAGAACATTAAAAAATTACGCAAAGTCAAAAGACATTTGCCTTTTTTCATAAAGAACTCTTCGGGGAGAGTTTTTTTTCATTATCTATTATGATATAGATTTTTTTAGATTCTTTAGTTCTCCTAATTTGCGGCTCGCTTGCCAGTAACGATTTGGAACTTTTTGAGGGTGGTGTTTCATAACACAAATGCTCAATTAAACACCAATGCTAAATATAAGCACAAATATTCAATTGAGCACCGTCGTTCCACTATTGCAAAGCCCTTGTTAAAAAGCAATGTTTCCTTTCAGCGTTTAATAATTTTGTTTTAAATCCCGTAAAGTCCCCCCATTACAGAAATTTTTTCCCCATTTATCCAGTATGAATCATCAGAGGCAAGAAATGCTACCACTTTTGCAATGTCTTCAGGTTTACCTGATCTTCCAAGTGGTGTTTTGGAAATCATAAAAGTTTCTGCTTCGCTTCCTGCCATTCCCACTGTATGATAACCTTCTGTTTCTACAATTCCGGGTAAAACAGAGTTGATACGAATATTCTTTCCTGCAAATTCTTTGGATAATGAAATGGTAATAGCATCTAAAGCAGCCTTTGTTGCTGAATATGCAGCACCGTTTGGCATTGGCGTATTACTGGCACCTGAACTTATGTTAATTATGTTACCGCCTGTTTTGCCAAATAGTTTTAAAGATTCCTGAATGGTCAACAATGAACCTAACACGTTAATATTAAATTGCTGATGAAACGAATCTTCAGTAAAATGCTCGATTGACTCAAACTGATAGATACCCGCATTGTTCACCAAAATATCTAATGAACCAAAAGCATTTTTTGTTTCTGTAAATAACCTTATCACATCTGATTTTTTGGATACATCGCCTTGAACTGCAATAGCATTACCACCATTGTCAGTAATCACTTTAACTACTTGCTCTGCATCTTCTTTACTTGATGCATAGTTTACAACTACACTTGCTCCTTCTTCAGCAAGATATTTGGCTATTGATGCGCCTATTCCTTTTGATGCTCCCGTAACTACAGCAACTTTGTTTTTTAATTTACTCATTTTTTACTTTTTTAATTTGTGAGCTGCAAAGTTAGAAAGTGAAAGTATACTTTTGTAACTTTGTATCAAAAAGTAATTGTATCATTCAGGGAATCAAGTAACCTAAAAGTAACAAGCAGTATGGAAAAAACTCAGTGTTTACAAGAGAATAAGAAAAACTTAATAGCAATTCAGGATTCGATGGATGTGCTAAGTGGTAAATGGAAAATCCCCATAATATCTTCTATTTGTTATTATAACAAGAGAAGATTTTCAGATATTTTACATGATGTTGTTGGTATTTCCAATAAAATGCTGAGTAAAGAACTGAAAGAATTGGAAGTAAATAAAATAGTCAGCCGAACTGTTTTGGAAACACAACCCATAAGTGTTCAATATGAACTTACAGAACATGGTAAAACATTACAAAACATTATAAACAATTTATCAGAGTGGGGACAAACTCACAGAAGAAAAATTATTGAAAAATAGCCATCAGAATTCCCCCCTGTCTTGTCCTAAAATAGGTAAACTTTTCAATTAGTTTGTGATTAATTTGAATTTTACAGGCTGAAAAAATATATTGGAATTTTTCTCAAAATAAATTCCATTTTCTTTTTTATCCAATTTTACCTGGTAATTATGAATTATGGTAGTTTGCACAATCACATTTATCTGGTAAGTATCTCCAATTTTGTTTTCTTTTGCTATATACTGAACAATACCATTGATCACAACCGATTTTGGAACAACAGCAGCGTCATTTAATTTAAAACTAACCACATATCCTCTCTCATTATTTCTGTTATAACTTTTATACGTTTGGTTTTTAATATCTAAAAGTTGTCGGGAACAGGAAAAAAGAAAAAAAATCACGAAAGAAAATAATAAAAAGACGGCTTTTGGAATACTATTTCTCATACTTTTGGCGTTTTATACCCACAAATTTAACGATTGAAAAAATAATGAAATTAAAATATATTGTTAAAACATTACTTATAGGATTGGTTTTTACAGCTTGCAGCAAGGATTCTGATGCTAATGAAACTACAGCTACTGAACCAGACGAGATTAACAACTTTGTCTGGAAGGCTATGAATTCCTGGTACTACTGGCAACCCAATGTTACCGATTTGTCTGACAGCAAAATCGCTTCTGCCACAGCATACAACAATTTCATTAACGGAAAAACTCCCGATGCGCTTTTTTATTCACTCCTATATCAAAGAGGAACTGTTGACCGATTCTCCTGGATTGAAAACAGTAATGAGATAGTGAATGCTTCAAAAATTGCAGAAGTCGAAAAAAAAGGTGGTTTTAGCTATGGAATTTACCCTAAAGACGCATCTAATACAAATGTAGTAGCTTTAATTGACTACATTGTACCTGACTCACCAGCAGCTTTGGCGGGATTGAAAAGAGGCGATGTTATTACAAAAATAAATGGAAGCCAGCTAACTTCAAGTAATTATGACCAACTAGAAAATTCACAAGTCACCATTACTCTGGCAGCAAGTGTGAAATTTACAAACGGCAGCATGGTAACCACAGACAAAGCTGGAACGGTGACAGTAACAAAAGCTACTATTGATGAAAACCCGGTTGCTTATTACGAAAAGAAAGTATATGGCAGCAAAAATATTGGTTATTTGGTGTATAATGGTTTCAAGTCTGATTATAATGACGAACTCAATGCCGCTTTCGCTAAAATGAAATCGGATGGAATTAACGAATTGGTTTTAGATTTAAGATATAATGGAGGCGGTTCATTAGAAACAGCAGTTGCCCTGGCACAAATGATTAACGGAAGTTTTACCAACAAGCCTTATATTTACTTAGACTTCAATAATAAACACAATAGTGAAGATGGCTATGAAAATCTTTCTGAAAAAGTAAATATTTTTAATCTGGTTGATAACGAACCCACTTTTCAGAGAGAAGAAAGTATCAACAGCCTTGCTTTAACAAAAATATATGTGCTGGTAAGTTTTCAAACCGCTTCTGCCAGCGAGCTCACCATACAATGTCTTAAAAAATACATTAGCGTAATCACAATAGGCGAAGAAACGGTTGGTAAATTTGTTGGGGCCAACACATTATACGATTCTCCTGCTTATAATTATACTTCCTATGCCAATCGAAGCACTAAACACAAATGGCAATTGCAACCCATTACCTTTTCCTATTATAACAAAGACAAAGACGCAAATCCATCGAAAATTACACCTGATTACGAAATTAATCCATATAGCGCTTTCTTAAATTTGGTTGAATTTGGAAACGTAAAAGATCCTTATTTGAATAAAGCTCTCGAATTAATTACAGGACAAACCCTGCGAACTACAGCAAAAACCACCAATCCTTCTTTGTCCTTAAATATTAGTAATCTTGCTGCATTCAACCCTACAAATACTGCCAAAGGTTTATATATCGAGGATTTTAAAAGGTTGAGAAAACAATAAATAGCAACGAAATTTATAAATTAAAATCTAAAGGCTGTCACGAGTGCAATGTTATTAAGTTAAGAGATTTTAGATTGAGTAGTAACGATTTTTGATTTCAGATTTGGTTTGACTAAATATTAGATTGTTGATTTTACATCTGAAATCAAAAATCAGCAATCATTTAATCTTTAACTTAATGCATTGGGCGCAATTTTGCTCGTGAACGTACAATTGCCGATTGTTTTACCACTTTATATTACGGTCAATAAATTCAATGAGCTGTTTGGACATTGCTTCCTGTTCTTTTCTATCAGGATGGTTACCTCTTTCTTTATAAGGAAAAAATACGGTATATATTTTTTTATCGTGTAACTGATCAACGGCTTTTTGGATATAGCCGGGCCATTCTGAACCAGTTCTGGTAGCATCCATATTACCCAAGGCGCAAATTATACTCGCCGAAGGATATTTGCTTCTGACTGAACGAACAAAATTAGCATACGACTGAATTATAAAAGCTTCTGATGGTTTCTCTGTACCAAATCTGCGTTTAAACTGTTCATTTTCCGGTTTGTTTACGATCCAGGAATCATTCTGAAAAAGATTAATCACTACAATATCTGGTGTGTACTTTGTAAAATTCCATTTACTTAAAGAATCCAGCGGAGCAGTACGATCGTAGGTTTCAGGCATAATTTCAGGGAACCAGCTCACTGTAATTCCTATCCCGCTGCGGGCAATAATAGAAGGTTTAGCATTATAATGTCTGGCTGTTATTGCAGCATATGTATAATAATTATTGAAATCTTCAGGCATGCCAGAATCATTCCCTCCTTCCGGCACATCTACACCGTGACCTGCTGTAATTGAGTTTCCATAGAATTCAATTTTTCTGGTACGATTGTCAGGGTTTTTCAACACTTTTGTTTCTCCATAAAGCTCAAATCCATAAAATACATTTACTGATGTAGAATTTGATAGTTTGTATATTTCTAACGTATGGTTACCCGGGCCAAGATCTTTTGCTATCTTTATCGTTTTAAAGGTATTATCTGTTTCAAACTTAAAAGGCTTTTTATCGTCTTTATCGATTATGGCGTAAAAAAATGCTTTCTCTTTTAAAGACTTCATTTTTACTGAAACGCCTGATCCTTTAAAGGTTATCCCGGCTGTAGTACCAGGCCAGTAAAACATAGTAGAGTCTGCTGTAACATCTACCCTGCCCGTGTAATTGATTCTGGAATTATCGGGCTTTACAAATTCCTGTGAGTAAGAGTACGAAATGAAAGCAAATAACACTAATATGTGTAGCTTTTTTAAATTGATCATATTATAAAATTAAAAAATTAGGCCCTGTTGCATTTGCCAGAATTAAATATAAGATTAAAAAAAAATGAATATTAAAATGCTAATTTACAGAATGATTTAAAATATATTTATCCTTTGTTATGCTATTTTAGCGGCAGTATTTGTTTTCCTAATGCTATTTAGCATTTTCAGGTACAAAACTTTAAAATCTTAGTAAGTGTAATTCATTCCATACAGTTAAATAATGAAGACATTCAAATTCTTAAAAAATAAATATAATGTTGCGTTACTAATTGACATTGGTACCTATAAAGACATTCCAAATTATTTTTTTGAAAGTGAGCTCCATCATACAGATTTTTACGAACTTATATTTTTCTCTAAAGGAAATGGCTACTTAGAACTTGATCATCAAAGAATTGAAATTTCAGATAAAACAGTCGTTTTTATTTCTCCTTTTCAAAAAAGAAGATGGTTTTTGGATAAAACCAAAGTTGAATGTTATTTTTTATTTTTTCAGGATAGTTTTCTGTCTGATTTTTTTTCAGATAAACTATTCTCCTTCAGGCTACAGTTTTTTTACAACAAAACCAAACCATTGTATCTAAAGGTCAATGACGGCTTCTTTTTGCAGCTGACAGATATAATTCAGGAGCTGATCAGTGAAATAAAAACATTCAAATCAGATAGCGAACATATCATAAGAGCATTATTGTATTTTATACTAATCAAACTCAATCGGGCCTATGCACAGCATTATCAACTCTCTTCAGAAACAGAAAATAATAGCATTGCATATATGTTTAAAGAAATTTTACAAAATAAAGTCTGTAAAGTAAGAAACATCGACTATTACTCTCAAGAGTTAGGTATCAGCAGAGTAACACTAAATAAATGCATCAAAAAACAATTCGGGGTTACCGCCTCTGAAATGATAAACGAATTTATTCTCTTTGAAATAAAGTCTCTGCTAAACTATACAAAACTTAATATCAATGAAATTTCGGACCTGTTACAATTCTCTCATGCGAATCATTTAACGCGTTTCTTCAAGGCACAAACAGGGATCTCTCCAAAAGAATTCAGAAACACTTATCAAAATGGTAGTTCTTTTACCTAACTGGTCATTATTATTTTTTTATGTGTGCTATTTTTGTACATGAGAATATTTCCACCGAAAAACAACAAGTCATTTCATATCAAAATCACTGGAGAATGTGGTCTTCTCTGTTTTGGAATCACTTAACTCTTAAAACATAAAATAGTATTTCAATGAAAAAGCAAATCCAGTTTATATTTACTTTGACATTATTTCCCTTAGTTCTATTAGGCCAACTGCGACAAGATATTGACCTCGTTACTCTTTACAAGAAGGGAAAGCTCAAATCCGTAAACAAAGAGATTAAAATCGTTTCAGTTGATAGTGGAGCCTATCTAAAAATAATAGAAAATAAAAAAGAAGGTATTGTATGGCTGCCAGTTAAGGATTTTAAAGACGGTACAATTGAAATCGAAATGCGGGGAAAAGACGTTTTTCAACGAAGTTTCATTGGAATCGCTTTTCACGGTGCCGATGATACTAATTATGATGCTGTTTATTGTCGTCCTTTCAATTTTTTTGCTAAAGACTCTGTTCGGAGAATTCATGCTGTGCAATATATTTCTCATCCCGATTTTACCTGGGAAAAATTAAGAAAAGAAAGAAACGCGGTTTTTGAGAAAGAAATTATCAATCCGCCAAATCCCAATGATTGGTTTACATTGAAATTAGTAATCGACAGCACAACTGTTAAAGCCTACATAAACGATGCAGAACAGCCTTCACTGATAGTCGAAAAACTTAACAATCGAACATCAGGAAAATTAGGGCTATTTACAGCAGACAGCAGCGGAGGGGACTTTAAAAATATCAAGGTAAGTTATAATTAATGGGAATATTAATGTAAAATTACAGGAACAATTCTAAACACCTTTTTCAGAAAACAAGAGAAAGTTTTAGTTTTACTTGCACTACCATAATCAATTACTTATTCTAAATTTAAAAAATCATCTAGTAATTTAACATTAAACAGATACTTTAAATCCTCCGGATTTTTTTTTGAGAATTCCTGTTCACAACTAATACAAAAGGCTTCAGAAAAAAATCTGAAGCGCTTTTTCTTTAGCTATATATAAAAATTACGGGACTTGTAAAGAATTTATAATCTGTAACAAAGCAAAAAATACTTTATAGAACAAAATCACCAAATTGTTATTCTGTCTTTTTCTGGCAAAAACATTTTATCTCCAGGTTGTACATTAAATGCTTTGTAAAAAGGTGTGGTATTCATTAGGGGACCATTAACGCGCCAATTTGGTGGAGAATGTAAATTATTATTAATCCATAACCGCAGAAACTCATCTTTCATTTTTACTCTCCATATTTTAGCTATAGAAATAAAAAATCGTTGATCTGGAGTAAAACCGTCAATTTTTGTATTCCCTTTTCCTTGTTGGGTCATTTTAAAAGCATCATACGCAACTGCTATTCCGGCAATATCTGCCGTATTTTCGCCAACTGTCATTGCTCCATTAATGTGTAAATCTCCCAAAACAGTAAAGGTGCTGTACAAATTGATAACCTGTTGTATTCTTAATTTAAATTTTTTGTAATCCTCTTTTGTCCACCAGTTTCTTAAATTGCCATCTTTGTCATATTGAGCCCCCTGATCATCAAATGTATGGGTTATTTCGTGACCTATAACCATTCCAATACCCCCATAATTAAGTGCATCATCAGCGTTATTGTCAAAATACGGGGCCTGCAAAATACCTGCAGGAAAAACAATTTCATTTGCAGTAGGATTGTTATACGCTGTAACTGTTGGAGTTGTAGTGTACCATTCTGATCTATCCACATGTTTGCCCAATTTTGCCAGTTGAAATTGATATGCAGCTGCAGAGGCTGAAACCATATTTTCAAAATAGGTATTTTTAGCTATATTTACGTTGCTATAATCTCTCCATTTATCCGGATATCCTATTTTCTTAGTAATGGCAAACAATTTTTCTTTGGCTTTTTGTTTCGTAGCAGTACTCATCCAATCCAGTTTATCTATTCTTTTTCCGTATGCTTTTTGCAGATTATTGACTAGCTCCAGCATGCGTTTTTTTGCATCTTCTGAAAAATATTTCTTCACATACAATTCACCCAATGCCTCGCCTAAGTAATTGTCAATAACCGTAGCCATTTTTTCTCCGCGTGATTTCTGAACTGCCTGACCAGAAAGTACTTTAGCATACTCAAAAGTAGCATCTACAAAAGGCTTACTTAAATCATCTGCATATCTTTCTATAGAGTTTGCTTTCAGATAAATTTTCCAATTTGTTATCGAAATGGTTTTCAGAAGCTTATTAAGAGCATCGTAATAAGCTGTCTGGCCCACATTAATGGAATCGGTTTTGGCTCCTAAATTATTTAAAAAAGCAGTCCAGTCTATGTTGGGATGTTTTTTTACAAGGTCTGTGACAGCCGTTTTATTATAATTTGCCTGAACATCCCGAAGTTCAACTTTTGTTTT encodes:
- a CDS encoding M13 family metallopeptidase; the encoded protein is MSIPASQSGVGAYMFMNFPQRIRLQGILDSISQSKNPAGSIAQKVGDFYASGMDTVTIDKRGYAPIKPLLDKIEAISDLPSLMEFVGNQVKVYNSSIIGFGVSPDEKNSNMNIAQIYQTGLGLPDRDYYFKSDSSTIAIQESYKKYLTTLFQLTGSNSAEAKKNANLVYDIDKQLAVSHKTKVELRDVQANYNKTAVTDLVKKHPNIDWTAFLNNLGAKTDSINVGQTAYYDALNKLLKTISITNWKIYLKANSIERYADDLSKPFVDATFEYAKVLSGQAVQKSRGEKMATVIDNYLGEALGELYVKKYFSEDAKKRMLELVNNLQKAYGKRIDKLDWMSTATKQKAKEKLFAITKKIGYPDKWRDYSNVNIAKNTYFENMVSASAAAYQFQLAKLGKHVDRSEWYTTTPTVTAYNNPTANEIVFPAGILQAPYFDNNADDALNYGGIGMVIGHEITHTFDDQGAQYDKDGNLRNWWTKEDYKKFKLRIQQVINLYSTFTVLGDLHINGAMTVGENTADIAGIAVAYDAFKMTQQGKGNTKIDGFTPDQRFFISIAKIWRVKMKDEFLRLWINNNLHSPPNWRVNGPLMNTTPFYKAFNVQPGDKMFLPEKDRITIW